The Setaria viridis chromosome 9, Setaria_viridis_v4.0, whole genome shotgun sequence sequence CAGTAATACCAAAACGCCTCGCAGCATCGCAGGCGACGTTAGCCGATGTTAACTGACGACAACGTATAGCCTCATGATCCTTATCCATGGCATGCATTCGCTGGCAGGTATACGTGATACATCGATCCGCGGCCGGTATGTACCTCGGGCACGCCGCATGTGACCGAGATCAAGGACCACAGGCAGACACGAGTCTACCAATCGATCGGCATTCTGGCGCATGCACAATACTACAGGGagtaggttacaaagatgatGAATGATTACCAGCGGCGCATGCGCATCGTATGTGCACACGCAGAGATATCTCGGCTTCGCCATTTTTAGGTGTTTTCAGCCTAGTATTTCCCAGTTACAGGCTGAAATCCACGCACCAGCGTATACAgctagggccttgtttagttcccaatttggaagtaccaaagttggaattttaccataaatgcgcaactgtagcatttcgtttgtatttgtgaattattgttcaaacattgactaattaggctcaaaagatttatctcgcaaagtacaacaaaactgtgcaattattttttgatttcgtctacatttagtactccatgcatgtaccgcaagtttgatgtgatagggaatcttctttttgcatagtgttaaaatTGGAAGTTTGGGAGGAACTGAACAGGTCCTAGATCGATTCGAGAGAGAATTTGGCAATGGCAATtagtaagggtgtgtttggttctagggtcgaagtgggttgggttggagccgacccacttcgacccatgtttggttggagagggtGGGGGTTGGGTCCAACCCAGTAGAGGAATATTCCTCCAAGATCCGGGTCGAGATGATCCCTTGAAATCGAGCGGACCATCTCGACCCACTTGCACGGCGTCGGTCTCCGTTCGCGGGCGAGGCGCGCCTGGATGCCGCTGCGGCCGCTCGAGCTCcttgggagaggaggaggcgccgtgGGGAGGAGCCGCGCGGGGCTCCagccggcggcgtggggcgtTGGTGGCCGGCCGCGAGGCTCGGGCCGGCGCGGGGCTTCGGCCAGCGGCGGGGGGCgctggcggccggccggggggcgcaggccggcggcggggaggaggcgcaggccggcggcggggagggaaggggccggcggcggggagggggcgcgggccggcggcggggagggcaggggccggcggcggggagggggcgcgggccggcggcggggagggcaggggccggcgacggggagggggcgccgaccggcggcggggagggggcgcaGGCCGGCAGCCGGCTGTGGGGAGAgcaggggccggcggccgggcagGAGGATGAGCAGGAGCGGACcgtgagggaggaagaagaagataaggaaaaaaagagaggctgacaggtgggccccgcagctgacaggtggggcccacaactaacggtgttaaaaagACATCCACCCAACCCTCTCAatttctccaaccaaacaaaagactgggTTGGCTCCAACCCACTCATCCAAACACGGgatgggtcggctccaacccataAAAGTGgatcggctccaacccaacccacatcatcccaaaaccaaacacaccctaacttCCATCCACTTGGCTGCTTGGAATGGATGAAGCAGCCAGGCAGCGCCCACGCCGTCACGCGGCGCCTCTGATATATACATCCCAGTGGCCGCCAAGCTCCCTCTGCTGCATGCACGAACAGTGCAAGGTGCTGCGCTTTTGTTGGCTTCCACTTCACGAGCGGGCATCTCCAGCTCGGCGCGCACGATACGGCCACGCCACACGTACTCGGGGGACCAGGCGGGCCTACCTAGCTATCTATCTCGTCGCCCTAGATAATAATCTTGTTAGCCAAATCTTGGCTAACTTTACTCATATCTCTGACTCTGAAGACATTAGCCGTAACCAGGCACACCCGAATTCGTCTGACCATGAACACACGGCCGATACATTCGACACGCCAACAGTCAACGACACACCACGCCATAAAGCCGGGGAACATCGCTCAAGAAACCCACGATATCAGCTGTCCACGGCGAGAGCATGGTTCCACGGCTACGGACAAAGCGTATCACATATGGAGTGAAGCAAACACCGATTAATCTTCTAAGCTAACGCAGCAGCAGAAGCGAACGAGATGACGGACGAGCTCATGAGCAACCCCCGGCGAGTGTCGGCCGGAGCGTACCAACAAACCATCCCCTGTTCTCGTAATCCTGGCCAACCAAACCAACCAACCCCGGTTGCCGAGACTAACAATAACGATGGTCTCAGCTCAGTAGGCCTTCCTGACGAACACGATTCCTCCGTGGAATTCTGCACGGCGCCCTACGCCTGCATCCAAAGGCGGCAGGCACGTCACGGGTCTCTGGATCCGCAGCGATGCGGACAAGAGGCGCCGTCGCAGCTGGTTCTGCGCGGATGCAGAGATCGGATCCATTTCATCTAATCCTGTGTGCTGTGTGGCAGCGGGCCAGCGAACAAATGGTTGCGCCGTACGAACTGATCTGGAGGAGTTCAGCCGTTCAGCATTCGGCCGCGCGCTCGGGGCACGAACGAATTGGTCCTAGTAGAATTAGATGCGTAGCGTAGCACATCTGGGATGTGGGAATTTCTCGGGTGCTGGAGTATTAGCGCGTTTCAGAATCTGCTCGGCAGGACTGCAGGAGCGTATGCGTGCTCTCTGCTGCTCTATGATTTGGCGTCGTGCGTCATATGCTTGTGTAAACATACCTTGCAAGCTCAAAAAACGAAGCCCAGACCACGTCGTGCCAAGTTGTTTTTTTAAATCCGTTAGAATAAGAAAGTAGCAGATTTGATTCTCTTGTCGCGTGTGGAACCAAATTGCTGAATAACTAGAGCAGTTTTAACGAGAGCCGTGAAAATGAAGCACCCAAGTTTTTTTATGTTGGTTCTTGTCTGAACACGCTGCATATCATGAGAACGATCACAGATCACTGACGATAAGAGTTGGATGGAGTTCAATCTGTCTCAATGCTTCTATGGTTTTGAACACACACTAAGCTGGCATAGAGTACACACCAAGCATGAACCTTGAGAGGGCTTTATATAGAAGAAATTTTTGTTTGAAAAGCTATATAGGAGAGATTTAGGCAATGGGTTTGATTACCGCATGTCAATCCAACTTGGTCACTCGGCAGGACAGCGAACGTAAGGCGTAACACAACATAACTATACACGCCATATACGTTTGATGTTTGGCAAGCCCTACAATAAGCTGCACTCAAAAACATGCCCCAGCAGAGTGTAGAACACGAATGTGTGAGCAGGCATACAACAAAGTTGCTACGATCGACTGCGCAGCCCGCAGCACGACAGCCTACGGACCGATATCAGCGCAGTGATGTCTGGCCTGCGAGATGGAGCAACGCCTGCTTGTGGTAGGCGGTGCGGATCTTCTTGTACTTCTGCACAAAGGTAGGCAGGTCGATGTCCTTCTCGAGGAACTTTTGGTGCAGCTCCTCAGACTCCTCGTCCAACTTTGCCATCGATGCTGAGAGCAAACAACAATGTGATGAGTATACGACAAATAACATCTTGTATAGTTCCTGGAAGTAACATGATCCTAGATTGAAAATAGATGTACCGTCCAATGAACATTATAATCAATTATTACACCAGAAAGTAACCAAACTAAGATACAAGTATGCGACTGACAAGGATGACAGTGACTGCAGATGCTATCGTACAAAGTGCTTACTTTGGAGCTTGTCGAGCAGTGCAGCAGGGGAATAGGACCTCATAATATCGTCCTTTTGCCTCTCCAAATCAGTCAGCCTGTCTTGTGCAGCAGCCAGTTCTGTGGTTCTTATTATTGTGCACTGTACAAATCATGAATGCAACTTTAATGTCAGCAAAGAGATGTTCGAGTGCTGAAAACGTAAGAACAAAACTAGTAGAAGGCTTCACAGTAACAGTTATGAACTATTTCTGTATCATGGTATTAATCAAATTCAAACCATCCATGATGATTCGTTCTAATAATGAATAGCATGGTTACAGTGTAAGCCATTTTCCTTCATGAGATGTAGCTTTAAGTGCTGCACCTGATTCCGGAGCTCCAAAATTCGCTGCTCCTTTTCTAAATTTTCCCCTGTAGTTTACAATTCAAAGAGGAAGTAATAATAAGTTACATGTATCTCATTTGAAGCTCAGCAAATCAATAAGTACTTTTGAAACACCATTTTTCTATGAAACCAATTGAAATACCATTATTATATAAAGAGAATTTATAACttacttgcaagttgcaatgtCTCCTTTCTAAGCTCATCACGCACCTGAACATTAAGAAAGAACACCAGGTCAGGAAATATACAGGACTCTTCAGGAATTTCCTGTGTGGGTACGCCAGATATAAGGCATTGGATAAAACAATCATAGATAAACAACAGTCAACACCACAATATAAACACTTGCAGAACAACCACCAACACATTGATGAGAAGGCAGAGGAAAAACATAAGGTGTTAGAACACTTGGAGCACCTAGGAGATACAGACTGTAAAGATAAAacgatgaaaaaaaaagagcacaaCAGTTTGCAACTCTGACTAGTTTAACTAATCAGGAAGATTTGAAAACTATTTTCTATAACCAGTGTAGTGTGGATAACCAATAAAAATGAGGGTAATCACTCTTAGCAACCTCACTAGTTGGTGGAACCACTGAGCAAAAGAGCATCCAAAAATTGCATTATATCCAGAACGGATCTCAACATAAAAAGAAGTGGCACATGCAACAGAGCTTACGTTGTTCTGGGTTTTCACTTGATCAAGTGAATTAAAGAATGCATTGTATGCCTCTTTGTCTTTCAATAGCCGCTGTAACTCCTCGATACTGCACAAAAGGATTTGATAAGAAGGATAGCAAGACAAGGTTGTAGACTCCAGTCAAATAATGCATCATGAGCAAAATTGAATATTGTGGAAATAAACACATTTTCAGCATATAATTCAGGAACACAGCACAACAAATCAACAATGCATAAACAGTCCTTCCAAAATTCTAAAGCATTTATCAACTAGTTCTCCATCTTACACCAATTGTCATGTGTTAGAGAGGCAGTTTCATAtttatcccccccccccccccccttcaaATCAGCCAACAAGCTGCCTGACTCTGGTCATTTAGCCTTGCCTAAACATGTATCAACGTATTCAAGGATTTTTCAGTCTTGCACCGATccataaaaaaatcaaaataggcAAAATGTTAAGGTCTCAAAATTAGAGCAGTCGCATAGCATAGATCTGGAGTTCTGGACACAGTTTTGCTAAATCTCCCAGTTTGGGAATAATCCTAAAAACATACAATTTGTAGCAAAGGGTAACAAAGTATTTCTATTGCAATCCATAGTGTAAGGTACGAGAAAGTCTTGTATGCAAGAAAGATAGAAGTAAACCATGAACGAAAATGAGGCTATTTGCTAACCTCTTATCCTTCAAACGAGCAATTATTCCTGCAGCCTCAGCAGGAGATGGTTGCCCACGGGATGAAGGCTGAGGATGATCTGAAGCTCTTTGATGTGGGGTAGCACTAGAAGAGGTAGGTGTGGATGGACGTGAAGACGAGCCTGCCACCGAGGGAGGGTACCAGGATTGGGTAGGGATATCCTGGAAATTTGGATCCGTTTGCTGCTGCTGAGAGCTGCTATAGGCACATTCAGCAGAGCCAATGACCGTAAGCACGAGAAGCAAAACATTCAGGCAGTAAGCAAGATAAGCAAAATTTCAGAACTGCTTAACACATATTTCATACAAGCTATCCTAAATCATTCAGTACAACTGTATAAGATGCATCCCCACAAAATGACACACATAGCAATTAGGTGAATCCTCTTTGGTTAACAAATAAACTTTTGAGTAAAACAGCACAGAATTTCATAACTTCTTAAATGTCTGTGGGTTGTACAGAACAAAACTAAAAACTAGGTACCAAAGTATTGCAACCAGACAACTCATTTTTAAACTAAGAGGTTCTAAATAAAACAGGAAACCAAATGTGTACATGAACATGTCAAACCTAGCTAATTTTGACAGATAAACGAGAAGCCAGGGCTCATAAAGCATAAAGTGAGAGAAACATACCCGAAGAGAGGAATTCTCCAGCTCATTGTATAGAGAAATCTGCACTGATAGAGAGAAGGTTACATGGCAATCATTAAACTGATCAGTGATGCGATCTGAAATGTTTGAACCCTTATAATTTGGGTTACATCAAAGTGAATGTCTAAATAGATTCTGATGCAAATAACATAACAGTAGTATTCAGCACTTATTTCATCGTAAAAAAACAGTCATTTCATTTCATATCTAGCACGCTGAATTTTGTCCATTATAATTTATAGGTAATGCCATGATTGCTAGCAGATACAGACATCTTCTCTGGAGGCCATCACTTATACCATCAATTGCCTAGATGTGCTATACTAGACAGGTGAGTTCATTCCAGATGCCATGTGCGGCAGTGGTAACTTTCTACTATCATGTATTAGCATTACAAATATTACAAAAATAACATGGCCAATCCAGTCAAATCGTCAAAAAAGGAGACGAAGCGTGCATGATCCTGAGCATAAGTTGGGGCAGGGGCGGACTTAACGAAGGGCCACTGAGGTTCAGCTGAACATCCTTTTTTTGTCCAACATAAACTCCACCCACGCCTGGATATATTAATCTTACCCACTGCGAACCTAATTGCACGATGGATGGGTGGATCGGATTTCTATCGAAGGATGGAGCATGCGAACCCGCGACTCATGGGAAGGATCACATACCAAATCAATCCACGTCCGGATGGATCTCCAGTCAAGTCCACTAGACAGAGGGAgaagggcgggcggcggcggcagtcggCGGGGGATCCGGCAGAGGGagcaagggaggggtcgggtgcgcGGGGTTGGGATTCTAGGTTTAGAAGGGCTCGATTGATGCGTGCGCCCCGGCAAGGGAGAGAAGGCGTGCcaacacagacgagaagaagaaggggaagggtTGATTACCTCGCCGCAGCGCGTAGAGGAGGTCCTTTGCCTTGCGCCCGCGGTGGTTGCTTCGCGACGGAGGAACTGCGGAGGTGGGGCAGGCGGACCAGACAGACGACGGGGAGAAGAGTCGAAGCCGGCGGTTGAGCAGACAGGCTGCATAACGAGCCGGCTCGGCTCAGTCTGGCTCGTTAGGGCTCGGCTCGTTATCTCGACGATGTAAAAGtccagctcggctcggctcgttaCAGGCTCGCGAGCTTTTATGGTAGAAAACACCGTGTAGTATCAAGAACAGACATCGTATAAAAAAACATAATCGAGCACAATCAGAGCGTATTAGACTAGGAATCCCCCAAATCTGACCCTCATTGAGCTAACAATCGTACACAAAATAGCCCAGGTGACCTATAACAGACCCAAAATCAAATCCAAGCAGATAAGAGAACAATGGAAGCACGGAAGCATACCACAACTCAATCAGACAAAAAATCGAATCCAAGCGGCCAAGGGAGTTGGCGGCTTGCACGTCGATGGAACAGCTAGAGGCGACCGTCAGTGAAAAAGTGCGACCGCGTGAGCTATCTGCACTGCTATTTTTTCCATTCATTcattcctgccgccgccgggcttCACCTCGGTCTTCAGAAGAACACTTGGGCTTTTGTTGGGCCTGACGTTTGGTAAATTCCAATCTTTTCTCTAGCGTGTGTGTGCGTCCTCCCTCTCAGAACGAGCTATAACTTCAGCTTGGCTCCTTACAAAAATCAATGCAGCCATGCCTGCCAAGCAAGCTAACGAGCTGTGAAGATTTCGAGCAGACAGACCATACAACCGGGGAGAAAGGTCCACGCGGTTGAGCGCTTACTCCTACAGTCCTTTGCTGCCCGAATGCGTATACGGGCCGGCTGAGAAGAAAAGGCCCACACTCTCGTCTGAGCCGTACACGTAGCTGGCAGATACTCCGTACGTTATGATGTTGTCGGGAAATGGGTCTTTTCTGACGTATCTCAAGATCCGAGAAATACTTGAAATTGATGAGCATAGCTTCTACCACTTAAAAATAGTATCATTATATTTATTTGTaagaaaatataaaaatatgaTCAATCACACCGAGTCCACTATTTGGACCCACGTGAATAAGTTCTTTCTACCATAAGAAATCTAATTAATTGAGAGTATATGTACCAATATAAGAGTGCATAAGGGGAAACATAACATTAGCGCATCGTCAGCACCTATACAGAAACACTCCCCTTGGATGGAAGCATCTTCCTTAGTTGGTGCTTTAGTTGCTTTCACGTTCTGATTTTTGTAGCAACGAGTGCAAATAGTAAGTCCATTGACAATGATACACAGTCTCTAACATGACACTTTGATTGATATCTATATGAAATATTATTTCGAAAATAAAAGAAGGCCTGAAACgattcctttttctaaaaaaatgtaatACGTTTCATGATGAAGTTATTAACATCAAAGTATCAAAAGTTGTATTAATGATCAAAACTAAAAATATTTAATCAAGCACAAATATAAATATACTTATATTCAAAAGCGGAAGTAGTATTAATCGTTGTAGCTCATCAAGCATCAAAGTGACATTTCGTGCACTCAAAAATTCAGGATGATCTTAAAGTCATTTCTAATGGGAGTTTTATTTTCATTAAATAGAGTGTCGTGACAGCATTTTTTATGATTTAGTGAATGGAGCGATTGAGTAATTTTCATTTAGATGAAACCATGCGTGCGCTATTTTCAACATAGCCTGTCTCCGGCATGTATGGCTATgaacaataaaaataaaaatcattTATTACATGGCGCTATATATTTCAACCATCCACTCAATGTCACTTTTCAAATACAAATATGAATCTCCAAATGGCCTAACTAGCTTGTAGCCTTTAGTGCCGTATATCAAATATATGTTTTCCAAGCTCGCATGTATATCACACTGTTTTTTCAAGAAACTGTACAGATCATTAATGAATATTCAAATTGAACTGGCGCTGCCGATGGGCGGACATCGCGTTGGGCACTACTGAAAAACTCGGCATTCGTCCTGaggtttagtaccggttgattttaactcggtactaatgttgaacattagtaccgagtctaacggctagttccccaggagccccccgtgaccccctttagtatcagatggaggcttcaaccggtactaaaggttgcacattagtaccggttgaagcctccaacctgtactaatgtgcctgagggcctttagtacatGGTGGAGACTTCAACCGTTACTAaagtgcaacctttagtaccgggtgaagcctccacccggtactaacttccatcctataaatcaggcatcttcttccttcacccgagccatttcctctaggtcgggcttcatccattgatggtgaaataggggaggtgttgTCGGATTTTTGActatttcgtggggatttcactcattcaagtgttctaaaggttagaaactccatcctcccttgatacatggttagcatactaagttttatgctttagagctagagtaatttgtgatttttagaagaaagtataatggagaaatttttcatttatatgcatgtgttatatatgtttgagatacaattttttggatgctattttttgtattagtcaaagaaactGATCAATAcaaggttagaggaataatttcatagtttagtcctttacaaatatgagctaaagggggaaaatatattttttttcatattttggtCATTTGCAAATGTGAGCGAGATGAactgtggtacatagagataataagattaaatagaggtacgtatttagtcatttttagaataagctacaatggagaaatttttcattcatatgttatgtttgagctaaataaattgtgaggaaaaaatataatttgttcatagtttagtcatttgcaaatatgacctaaataaattgtggtacatagagatggctactgctgccggaggtagtggtgatggtgggggcgatcgtcgttcctctcgcggcaaggagAGAACCATAGTTAGCCCTCATGACAAGCCAAAGGAAATGAGCAcatgggagagagcaatgcttcattatttggaaGGATATCATGAAAATgttgttgcggcgggtcagcaacctccttttggtggtcgttatgctccaccgccagtcccggAGGTTTCAAGTCCACCGAGTACTACCatcgcaggaggcacaaataaaccataggatgaggctgggtcagctaAACAttcgtcttcaccgcccaaggatgcttaaagtcctcctggatagtactcagtggatggtttgtcgtagtgtatcatgttatttGGGTCGGAACtttaaatttatgtatttctatataaactttcagcaacatttgagtttgtcgttgtctatcatgttgtttgggtctcaactttaaatttatgtatttctatctaaactttcagcaacatttgagtttgttatagtgtatcatgttatttgggtctgaactttaaatttgtatatttctatctaaactttcagcaacatttgagttatATGAGATTTGTATGATGTTTGTTATGCTTCATAATTATATGCATGATCAGAAAATTTTTGGTTTGTTAGtactttgtagatgaatcgACAATGAATGTACAACGCAGACAAAcactccatggagtacattaatggcatgcgtggttttctcgatctggcagaATCCAACAAGCCGCCGTCcgatttcatttgttgtccatgtaAAAATTGCATATATGAAAAGGATTACTCAGCCAGAAAGTCTATTCACGCCACATATACAAttctggattcatgcctaactattttgtttggaccaagcatggggaaagaggagttatgatggaagatgatgaaaaagaagatAACGACAACATTCCTAACTAGACTCAAGGAGGTAACTTTGTACATGCTCCAATGGGCGAAACTGAAGAAGAGATGAGCAAGGCAGAAGGTTctatcgatgatctaggtctggtgttgcgagatgcaaaggaaaactgagagaatgtgaaggagtcaaaaaagtttgagcatatgttagatgatcataagaaattgttgtacccagattgcaaacaggggcataaaaagttgggtaccacactaaaaatgctgcaatggaaggcaaaaaatggaatTTCTAAccagggttttgatgagttaacaaaaatcataaagaacatgcttcccgaggggaacgaattgccatcctcaacgtacgaagcgaaaaatgttgtttgccctctggttTTGAAGATACAAAAGATACATACAtatcctaatgactgtatcatCTATTGCGGTGAGGAATACGGGAAATTGGaagcttgtcctgtgtgcgaagcactgcattataagatcaggcgagatgacccaagtgatgttgaggggtagtctagcaagaagaaagtttctgcgaaggtaatgtggtattttcctgTAGTGCTTCAAGCGTATGtccagaaacaaggcacatgcaacaTTGATGCTTTGGCATAAAGAataacgtaagcaagatgaaatgatcagacaccccgctgatgggtcccagCGGAGAACAGTTGACAGAGAATTTTtcaagtttgaaaaggatgcaacgAACATAAGGTTTATGTTAAGTAcgaatggattcaatccattcgatgagttcagtagtggtcataacACTTGGTTTGTGACTTtatgtatgtttaaccttccgtcctggatgtgcatgaagtgaaagttcattatgatgtcggTAATTATCCAAGATTCAAAACAACCTGGtaacgacattgatgtttacctaaaaCCGttagttgatgaacttttattgttatggaaggaagaaggtgcacgtgtgtgggatgaggacaaaaaggagacttttaatttatgagcattgttgttcgtaaccatcaatgatttgctggcgcttggtaaTCAGTCcggatagacaaataagggatatcgagcctacACACACTGTTTatatgatacttgcagcatgtattttcttcctgctaagcacccgttaagaaagaaaggaaagcattttgaaggggaggaagaaaaacgtactaagcccgttcaccgtaatggtaaacgtgtattttctatgataaaggatacGAGGGTAGTCTTTagcaagggctctggtagccaacctgttccaaaCAACGAggatggacatgcacccatgtggaagaagaagtctatattttgggagctacttTATTGGGATGTCCTTGAGGTtcgtaatgcaatcgatgtgatgcacctaacgaaaaatctttgcgtgaatgtgcttggcttcctgggtacatatggaaaggaaaaggatacaattgaagcacgttgGGACCTGAAATGTGTGAAACAACGAGATGGTCTACAtccaaaaaagaaagataatggacattacttgcatcctgctagttacactctcagctaggaagagaaagaaaatatgtttgagtgcttgaatagtatcaaggtcccatcgggctactcctcgaatatacagggaataataaatattaaagagaagaaattcataaatctaaaggtccatgactgccacatcttgatgacacaattgctacctattgcactgaggggtattttACCAGAGAATGGAAGAATGGCAATccatgaagctatgtgcattcctcaatatGATTTCTcaaaaggcaatccatccaaacaatctactaaagctgcagaatgacatggtccaatgccttgtcagctttgagatgatCTTTCcatcttccttctttaatatcataacccaccttctagtccacctcgttgaagagatttttattctcgttcctgtatttctacacaatatgtttcCTTTCAAAAGGTTTATGGTAGTTCTGAAAAATTATGTTCGTAATCGTACCCGTCCAaaaggaagcatcacaaagggaTATAGAACAGAGAAgatcattgagttttgtgttgattttattgacgaCCTCAGTTTGATTGGAGTCACTGTATCACACTCTgactaatttttgcatggttaaaatattaaatattttgacttttttagcactattaaatattaaataataaattta is a genomic window containing:
- the LOC117840765 gene encoding vacuolar protein-sorting-associated protein 37 homolog 1 isoform X1 — protein: MQPVCSTAGFDSSPRRLSGPPAPPPQFLRREATTAGARQRTSSTRCGECRFLYTMSWRIPLFGSSQQQQTDPNFQDIPTQSWYPPSVAGSSSRPSTPTSSSATPHQRASDHPQPSSRGQPSPAEAAGIIARLKDKSIEELQRLLKDKEAYNAFFNSLDQVKTQNNVRDELRKETLQLARENLEKEQRILELRNQCTIIRTTELAAAQDRLTDLERQKDDIMRSYSPAALLDKLQTSMAKLDEESEELHQKFLEKDIDLPTFVQKYKKIRTAYHKQALLHLAGQTSLR
- the LOC117840765 gene encoding vacuolar protein-sorting-associated protein 37 homolog 1 isoform X2, coding for MQPVCSTAGFDSSPRRLSGPPAPPPQFLRREATTAGARQRTSSTRCGECRFLYTMSWRIPLFGSQQQQTDPNFQDIPTQSWYPPSVAGSSSRPSTPTSSSATPHQRASDHPQPSSRGQPSPAEAAGIIARLKDKSIEELQRLLKDKEAYNAFFNSLDQVKTQNNVRDELRKETLQLARENLEKEQRILELRNQCTIIRTTELAAAQDRLTDLERQKDDIMRSYSPAALLDKLQTSMAKLDEESEELHQKFLEKDIDLPTFVQKYKKIRTAYHKQALLHLAGQTSLR
- the LOC117840765 gene encoding vacuolar protein-sorting-associated protein 37 homolog 1 isoform X4; the protein is MSWRIPLFGSQQQQTDPNFQDIPTQSWYPPSVAGSSSRPSTPTSSSATPHQRASDHPQPSSRGQPSPAEAAGIIARLKDKSIEELQRLLKDKEAYNAFFNSLDQVKTQNNVRDELRKETLQLARENLEKEQRILELRNQCTIIRTTELAAAQDRLTDLERQKDDIMRSYSPAALLDKLQTSMAKLDEESEELHQKFLEKDIDLPTFVQKYKKIRTAYHKQALLHLAGQTSLR
- the LOC117840765 gene encoding vacuolar protein-sorting-associated protein 37 homolog 1 isoform X3, with the protein product MSWRIPLFGSSQQQQTDPNFQDIPTQSWYPPSVAGSSSRPSTPTSSSATPHQRASDHPQPSSRGQPSPAEAAGIIARLKDKSIEELQRLLKDKEAYNAFFNSLDQVKTQNNVRDELRKETLQLARENLEKEQRILELRNQCTIIRTTELAAAQDRLTDLERQKDDIMRSYSPAALLDKLQTSMAKLDEESEELHQKFLEKDIDLPTFVQKYKKIRTAYHKQALLHLAGQTSLR